In Euphorbia lathyris chromosome 10, ddEupLath1.1, whole genome shotgun sequence, a single genomic region encodes these proteins:
- the LOC136208935 gene encoding uncharacterized protein translates to MAKKGGSTQLQKDVPWRASSSKPLPKIHHSPILRVSNSPNSTYAFSVMKHPNPIGSGLASEAIVEAAGPDCIVPGQITPLRLLGVKVWPIEVDLKFLEPVGRELKLLGKFMDDAVNLMNKSFIDR, encoded by the exons ATGGCGAAGAAGGGAGGGTCAACCCAGCTTCAAAAAGATGTTCCTTGGCGAGCTTCATCCTCAAAACCTCTTCCTAAAATTCATCACTCTCCCATTCTCCGCGTCTCTAATTCCCCTAATTCTACTTACGCCTTCTCCGTCATGAAG CACCCAAATCCTATTGGGAGTGGTTTGGCTTCCGAAGCCATCGTTGAAGCCGCCGGTCCTGATTGTATTGTGCCCGGCCAGATTACTCCCCTTCGTTTACTCGGTGTTAAG GTGTGGCCAATAGAAGTTGACCTTAAATTTTTAGAACCAGTTGGACGAGAACTCAAGTTGCTTGGAAAG TTCATGGATGATGCGGTCAACCTCATGAACAAGTCATTTATCGATCGCTAG